From Centroberyx gerrardi isolate f3 chromosome 10, fCenGer3.hap1.cur.20231027, whole genome shotgun sequence:
AGCCCATGTGTGTTGTGATGTAACTTGGGCTGCACCGGCCAGTCATACCTGTCACTCATCAGTCAGATGGAGATGTGCAGACAGTTAGGCTTTACCATGAACTTTTCAGTCCATACAAGTATCTGTGGTGAATCTGTGACCTCGTGCCTGGATTACCAACAGGGTGTACAGGGCATATTCCCTGTGTCCCGGGACCCCCAAGCACCCCGAAAGCACTGGGTTTGCATCCATTTGTAGTTTAATTGTAAATTTGCACTCTCGTACAAATTTGCATTCTGTCTCAGCTGTCTTTAATAGTTGTACACTGAGCAGTTTTTGTATCATTTCATTAGTGTACCAGATACTGTGGGCACTTAACTGGGTGGGTACTAGGAATTTTTTGTCCCCAATACCAATCCCGGTTGTTAAATATTGAGTATGTGCCGATACCGAGTACTGATCCAgtatttttgtaattaattgaaaaatgtttattttttatgtaattaTACAGCTGCACATCCTCTATTGCTTGCAGCTTGGGCCCAGACTTCTTCTGAGCTGTCTGTGACAACTTGTAGTCCTTCGACTGATGTTTCCTCAAGTGTCCAGTGAAATTAGTGCTGTTGTaattagctctgctgctgccaccCCTCATTTCCATCAGTAGAATCATGCTCAGTGTGCACATTTTAACACTTTCAGTTATTTTTGGTCCGCGTAACAGCCAGCGGCCGTTCATGACATCATTCAAGCCGACTTCAAGTCAAATTGGCCATTGAAGCAGATTAGTCGATCATATGACAGACTTGCTTtagagttaaaggataagttcggcgattttggacctatatataatttgtacTATTGGTACTataagtactacaggtatgtaagagacaaatcatatataggtccaaaatcgccaaacttgtCGTACCAATTGAAATCAAACAACTTGGAACGCACTCAAGCTGCTATGAGCGCCGATgggaaaaaacaaggaaaactgAGGGAGCATTggattgttattataattacTCTGAGGACTGAAAACAGGGAAAGCATTGAGTGAGAGATCATGTGTTTATGGGATGGGCAGTATTATGCtgtacacacatcacatcatcatccCAGGTAAAGAGGAGACTGGTTGTGACCTGTTTCATGCAGAGGatttccttctgtttctctctctctgacactaaAGGGGGTTAAACAGTTGGTTAAAGATCAGATATTGAGGAAAAGTGGGCGCTGTTCATCTtgtttccttctttccctctttgaGATAAGTTACAGACATGCTGCTGTTACCgtataaagaaaacaaacacgTTCCCAGCATCATTTAGCTCATCACTGTGTCATTGTCCATAGCGGCCTCCCTCACCAGCAGCAGGCAAACGTGGAGCCTGTCCAAGCGCATGATATCATCTTGTGGTGCCGATGGTCGCTCTGGAATCGGTCTAAACCGCCGACTCGTGCTTTTCCACTCATCTTTTTCACATGAGCCACACTGTGTTCGAGTCTGAGAAGAACGGCTACATGCTAACGGTGCAGATTTCGGTTTATAATTAGACTCTCGCGTTTGTTCAGTAGGCTACGGCCGCAAAGTTGTTATTGTGAGGGCTTTGGCAGACGGCGGCATAACAGCTTACCTCACTGGGAAGCTCGCCGTCTTCTGCCCCATGTTGTCGGGGTGGAAGGTAAGGCAAGAAACAACAGAGAGTCTAATGACACGCTGCCGAAAATAGGTGGCGGCAGGATGAAGAGAAAGGGCGACCCAAGCAAAAACCTGCCCAGTGTCAAAACAGCTTTACTTTTGCTCTGCAGCATCTGGCACAGTTCTGTAGCTGCAATCATACtgacgtgtgcgtgtgtgtgtgtgtgtgtgtgtgtgtgtgtgtgtgtgtgtgtgtctgtctgtctttcccatAGCGACCACAGGAGGAGAAGTATCCAGTGGGGCCCTGGCTGCTGGCCCTCTTTGTATTTGTTGTGTGTGGATCAGGTAAATACCTCTTATATCTAgagccatgtgtgtgtatgtgtgtgtgtgtgtgtgtgtgtgtgtgtgtgagagagtgagagagagagagtgagtgagagagagtgagagagagagagagagtgagtgagagagagagaggggccaaTGAAGGCTATCTGCGGTTCCTTAAAAAGTCTAAATCGAAGGCCTTAAAagccttaaaatgtcttaaatacagttataaggggtcttatttttttcacaatgcagtgacaggtttctttgtgctgcatgtccactcttagattaatagagaacagggttagtagtacaatatgcgtCCTATCTGCATGACATACTTTTTCTTactctgcccatttatagtttcagagcTTACATTAGCTGTGCTCAATCAACCAGCTTGCTTTCTTACTTTTGCTTGTTAAATTGGCCTTAAAGTCAATTCCAGGCAGCATTAAAAAAGTCCAGTCAAGTTTCTTTGTATAGcctttaatcacagttacactctcaaagggcttcacattATGAAACAGTAAGTGGAAACGATTGAAAAAGATcttaaatttgaaatttgaaaccGGCAGATACCCTGCCATGCTTTTGTCACTCCAGGTCGCTCCCTGACCAGAGCCGTTCTGTGCGATTTCAGCCATATTTCAGATCATCCAGAGCATCCGGATGGGAATGTGATCCGGAGGGAGGCTCCATGctctcccttccccccctcgccccctcACTGAGCCTGGGTAGCTCACCTCTGCACACaccccctcgcccccctccaGAGGCCCGGAGAGCGACGAGGAACGCCTCGGATCCACCAGAcctcagaggagaggagcgtccccgcccccccgcccccctccccccccgccgccgccgccgccaccagCCCTCCATCCtgccatccctcctcctcctcctcctcgtcttcctcccctCGATCAGCGTTTACAGTGTTGCAGACTGTGGGACTGACAGCTTTTCTATGGACAGTCTAAAACCACGCCGGCTGGAGAAAGTGTCTGTCTTTATCATTCACTTGGCTCgtacctgtgtctgtgtgtgtgtgtgtgtgaatgtgtgagacTCTTaatgagagggtgtgtgtgcggtcAATGATGTGACTCCTGCTGACAATGTGCCATACTAGTCTGTTTCAGTATTTGTCTGTGTTGCGTGAGAAGAatcttttttcaaataaatgtgaAGAGCATTTAGGAAGCGCCTGGTTTCACTTCTGCTTTTGTCCCGCTACAATCTCTGTGCTGatcaacgcacacacacaccggcttTTGTAgccgtgagagtgtgtgtgaaagctttttttaaattttatgaCCTCtgagaaaaaggcagatcacatcctgaaaaagtctgaaaatgttttgaatatttACTATCGAACATGATCAGCTTTTTTTGGCtggtttttcttctcattttgccattttcacATTCAGTTCAGTGGCGATATTGGccttatatttcattctaactagAATTAAAAAGTCTTTATCTAGCTTGATGAAACATACAGACACTTTGTGAAAGACGGCTCATCACACCATGTTACTTTatgttttgtgctccttacatCAAGTTATGCATCTCTGTGCGTTGGCCTTGGATACAAGCCGTTTCTGAATGGCAAAATACCAGCATTGTGAAGTGGTTTTTGTCCACAGATTGAACTCTGGTCATTTTTGAAGTGGTTTGTAGTGTTAAGCAGCTATTCTGTTAGGTGTCCATCTATCCCTATTGGTCAGCTTCAACTTGCgaccactgttcctctttgctgatgcagttttCCTGTGTTTGGAATACATAATTCCCCTTGTCACATtcaatcattttgcagtttCTGTGACTGATGCATCTGCAATCCAGCCACCTCCTGTTTGGTCTCATTGGA
This genomic window contains:
- the serp2 gene encoding stress-associated endoplasmic reticulum protein 2, coding for MVAKQRIRMANEKHSKNITQRGNVAKTLRPQEEKYPVGPWLLALFVFVVCGSAIFQIIQSIRMGM